From the genome of Brassica oleracea var. oleracea cultivar TO1000 chromosome C4, BOL, whole genome shotgun sequence:
CCAAAGGACTGAGGTTGGGATCATTTTAAGGATGGGCATAGCTGCAACGCATCCTCCTACCATTGTGGATTGGAGGAAGTTGCTTACACGCTGCTCTTTGACTTCTACTGGTAACAGATCATCAATCTCTTTCTCTATATCGAATAGAGTTTCATCAACTGGAGCGTTGAGGTTTCCCGTGAATGTAGTTGCTTGGATTGTTGATTCTTTCAGTTCTTTTAAACCCTGCTAGTAGAAAGAAAAGAAACTGTTCTTAGTAATTCTCTGTTCTATTATTGGAAAGAAAAAATAGAATGGGAGATATTATTACTTGAGGTTGCTGATATACTAATGGTGTCTGCATGTGATGATAGGCTTCTTGCATGTTGTTGTAGAGTTGTCCCAAACTCGCATTCTTTTTTATGCTTCTTCTTGCTGTGGCAACCAGTCTGTTACGAAGCAACTGCATAGAGAGAGAGAGAACTCAGGAAACTCCTACAAGATAAGGTTGTGGTGATTGAGTGATGTTACCTGGTACTTAAGAGTTGCTAAGCTTTTGGTATGCATAGGAGATTGAGGAATGACACCGTTTGATGGAGGGACTCCAAGTAGACCACACATTAAGGTCTGCAAATGATTATTATGACCAATAAGCCCTCGATAGAAATGTTTTCAGACATGTAAAACCCTTATTCTTCTTACCAGGAACCCAAGAAGAAGCAAGTCGTAGTGGTAAGAAGAGGGCTTTCTCAAGTTGAATTCTTTCTGCTGAGCAAGCTGAGAAGCAACGCTATGATCAAAGTAGTAAAGCACAGCAATCATTGATGCTGGTATGAAAGCTCCAATTATGTAGACCACTGGAACATCAAGCATCTCCTGTACAACGGTCCAATTACCATAAGCACCAGGGGACCAAGGGTTTGGGCTAAAAAGCCGGCGGGGGATGCCTTTAGGAACATCTCCTGACGGAATGTAGGAGACACCGGTCCACACTAGAACCATTAGTGGTACACCATAGTCTGCTACTAAGCTTCTGAGCCACCCTGCTCAAGCAAGAGAAGCAAAACTGATTTTGTAAGAAGAATCTTTAGCTCATTAAATTATAGAGAATGCTCTATTTTTGACTTACCAGTACCGTAGCGCCATGATCTGGCTTTTCTGCTTCGAAGTCCAGTAAGAAGAAGGCCAAAGGAGAGAACCAGAGCGAACATCCCATTAGCAAACCTCCATGAAGGTAAGAACTCCTTCAGCTTCTCATTTTCACGTTCCGGAATGTGAAACTCATCCACTAGCCCCTGGATCAATCAATCAATCATGCGTTAGAGATGATAAACAAAAGAAATGGAATGTTGGTGAAAAAGGTTCATACTTTGATGGCTTGTTGCATGAAGAGCATAGCGATAAGCAGTCCAAACAACTCCCCAGCAACACGGGTGAACCTATTGATGATGGAACAAGCTCCACATATAGCCATCACAAACAGCATCAAAGCAGTCCAAACACAGACCCTACACACACACATTCAAACAGAGTTGTGTCAACACACATGATTACTCTTTTAAAGCAAAAACTCAACAAAGAGGACTCTTACCATCCAGACCAAGCCAAGAAGAGGTCTCGTCCAAGTTCAGACCTAGCCTTTGCGAAGTTAAACATGAATGTATACATAATAACAGTCGGCTCTGCAACACCGAGTATAAGCAGTGGCTGACCTCCGATAACAGAGTGAATGATGCCGCAAATGGCGGTGGATGCTAAGGTCTGAACAGCCGTCAGAACTCCATCTGCAAAATTTCAAATCTTTGATAGTGGGGATTGATTAAAGGTGGAGACTTTACTTTTACTTTACCAGTGTTTCTTTCGAGCTGTTCACCGAAGGAGATGACAGGGATCGCAGAGGCGAAGAATATGTAAGTGGTGGGAGCCAGAATCCTAAAGCCAGCTTTGAATCCGCCGGTCCAGTCTTGCTTATAGCACATGAGTCTGCCTTTGAGATCATTCTTGATTCCTTCAAACGGCACAAAGGTCTCTTCCATGGTTTGCTCTGTTTCGTTCAGTCAATTCGTCAAACACTTGGAGTTCTGAAAGATTTTGAGCTCAAACCCGGTTTAAGGGGGGAAAGCTTATTGAGCTATTTCGAACCGGAGAAACCCATTTCGAAGAACATCTCTCAGTTCAAGGTTAGAGAAGAGCAGGAGATAAAAATGCAGGAGAGCACAACAAGGAGGAGGTTTGTTAGAAGAAGATTGAATCTGGATGAAGAAACTGGGAGAGGATACATGGAACGAGTTTACATGTTATCGAGAAGAAAGAGAGGTGTTTTTGATTTGGATGAGAAGAAAGTGGAGAGTTGTTGAATTACATGAAAGTTTCAATGTATGTTTTGTGTTGTTGTTATGTCTCCTGGCAACTGGCAATGAAGAAGAAGAAGACGAAGGAATCTCCATTTATATAAGCTACTCAAACTAAAATAAAATAAAATAAAATTTTAGTGTTATCAAACAATATATTCATAATTTCAACAGAAATATTTTAAAATATCAGCATATCACTTTTTATTAAAAAATTATAAAATAATATATATAATATATTTTATATTTCAGTTTAGATTTACGAGTAAAGTTTAGTATTTACAATGTGTGATTAGAATAAAGATCTATACTATTAAAATAGAATGAGTTTTAAAAAATCTACTTAGACAAAGTTATTGCACCATTTCATTAATTTACCTAGACCAACTAAATCATCTTTCTAAATATCTCCTAATAGTATTAGCTCCTATATGTAAGATTCTGATCTAGAGTATCATTAATATCCTTAGAATATTATCCATAAAAATCTACGATTATATCCTTAGAATATCATTCTTATTTAGTATTACCTTTATTTTACTAAGTCATATGGTTAACATATAATCTCCTATATATTATTTGAGAAGCATAACAACTTTTTTTTGTAGCCACATGTCATCACTAAGATGATTCTTAGAATCATTAGAGAAATATGTTGGTCAATCTAATTATATAAATAAGTAAAAAGTCTAATTTAATTAATTATTAAGATTAATATATATATCATTTTAAATTAAACTATAAACCATATAAAATACAATATTTTAGTTTCAAAATTTACTTTGAATAATTTTTTTGATAAAAGTTTTGAACGGTCATTGACAACTTATTTTTTTTTAATTATAAATTACTAAAACTATTAATCCCACAATAAAAATTTTGTTATCAGTAATTTAAATTTTTTCTATAAAAGATATAAATGATCAAAAAAACTATATGAGTAGAAATCATCATTTAATAGGCATTAATATTAAAAAAATAATAAAATATATTATCTATGTTAGTATCATTTAAATTTAATTACATATTCTATCATATATATAAAAAAAATTTGGATTAATAAAATTAATTTATATGTTCGCACCAATTTAATTATATATTTAATAGTTACTGAACTTTAATTATTTATTATATATTAATTATTTCATAATATGTAAAAATATTTAATACATAAAATAATTTTTATATATAATGTTGATCCCGCGCAAGGCACGGATCTTAACCTAATACACTATTAATTCACGTAAATCATAATGTCTATATTATAATCTTAATCGATGGCCAATACATCACCAAAACCAAAATTATATTCAGACATATTCATATAATAATTTATGTATTTAGACCTAATTTTGAAAATTTTAGGTTCAGGTTGGTTATTTTCCGCTACAAATCCATAATTCAAATACCCGTGAAACACATGTACTTTTTAGATACATAACGGGTCCAGATCGTTCGGATATCTAATACCTGAAAAAGACTTGAAATATCCAAAATCCCAAAAATATTTGAAAAGCCGAAAAACACACAACACAAAGACATACCCGAATACTCAAAAAAATACCCAAAATATTCAAATATCCAAAATGATCCAAAGTTTTACCTGAAATCTGATCCGAGAAACCAAAAAATACCTAATATTATATTTTAAATTTTGAAATTGTACCTAAACCCGAAACTATAACCGAAAACAGAAACCTGATAACTAAAATTATTCAATTGAAATTCTCAAATATAACTAATATACACAAAATATTTTGGGTATTTTTGGATACACGATCGGGTCTTGGGTAAGACATGGACTCGACAAACAAGTGCGGGTCCAAAAAATATCCAATAGTTACTTTGCTCTGGACCCGGAGCAAATCCAAATCTGTATTTTTTGAGTCGGTTTCGGTCATTTTTCGGGTATGAGTAAAATGCTCAAGCATAAGAGAGAATTACATAAAAGTGTGTACATACAAAATCTCAAATAAATTAATTCATAAATTCTATAATTTAAAAAAAAATATTCTTCAATATAATAAAACTTTTAACATAATAATATATAATAATTCGAATATACTATTTTATTTCAAAAAATATATAATCCAAAACAACCCGCGCTTTCGAAGCGCGGGTGAAAATCTAGTTTAGGGTTAAAATAATTCAGTCATTTTATATTTTAATTAATGTTATTTTTAGAAGTTTTTTTGTAGGTTATTTTATTATAATTTTGTGTGCTATCTTGATGATTTTCTCTAGTTTCAAATATCTATATATCTATAAACAAAAAAAACAACCAAAAATACAAAAAAAGGAAGAATAACTTAACTTACTTTTTTGTGCATCATCACAAAGCTTATCTGTTTATGTTTGGATAGATAACGTAATTCAAACTTAAGTTATGAAAAGAGTTCAAAAGATAATAATTTCAGTCTGATCCCTTCTTTAATAAGACTGGGATAAGTTAATTTTGATGAACTTATATTATGTAAATGATTTGAGAGTTTTCAATTTATAAAATCCACTCCGTAATTAAATGAGAATCACCGAAAATATATAAAAAATGCTAAAATATTGGACATTAATATTAAGACATGGATATAATTTTCCAATACGTGGAGTACTAAAGTACGTGAAAACCGGGAATGGTATTTTGGAACTCGGAATATGTTACAACTTACAATATAAAAAACACAACAAAATGTTTAAAATAAAGGTGAGTGAGATTGACATGTAACGGTTTGGAATTATTTTGGCTGTCTCAATCTGTAAAAATTATCCATTTTCGTAGGGACATCTTCATCCCAGCTCCATTTTTTTTTCAAAAATAGAGTAAAAGTAAATATGGAGTAAAGAATGCTCCAACCCAATTTTATATCTTACTCCATAATGAAATTTACTCAATAAATGGAGTAATTTATTTTTTTTGTTCATCACTCTATTATAGAGTGGGAAATAGAGCAGGATTGAAGTAATTTTACTCCATTTTCATTTTTACTCCAAAACATTTTGGAAGAAAATATAGAGTTTTACATTGGAGATGCTCTTATAACTTAAAAATTATCCTACTTACTCTTATCTGTCGTCTATTGTTTTCTTTTTTTTGAACTTATGTTGTCTATTGTTTTGTTACATTCAATATATATACCTTATCTTGTAATTCTCGTTTTATTAGATAGTACGTGTTATTAGCTTTCGCATTATAATCATGTTTTCCCGAGGTTTTTTGGGTTAACAAAGGTGTATTTTGTTTGAAAACATACCTAGAGTTATGATGCGTCATATATTTTCGGCCAAAAAGATTGAAATATATTTTGACACAAAACTTAAAGTTTATGAGTTATATATAGGACTTAATGCAAAAATAAGGATATTTTCTAAACAAGAGAAAATGACACTTAATTATATGTAATAAAATATTAGTTGTAGATACTAGATATTATACGTATGTATTTAAGACATGATTAACTCTTTTAGCCGGGGTTCTTAACTCGTGATTTGACATTTTTTTGTTTTTTTTTTATATTTTTCGGCTAAAAGGCGGTTCTTATATCTCTTATTTAAAAGACGGTTTTTAACTTTTCTTAGTTAAAATCTAAAAAAAAACTAAAAACCGTCTCTTATCCGAAGTTAAGAAACTCAATTAAAAATTTGGTTAATCATGGTTTTATAATCATGTACTGATGTGGCAACTGGCAATAGTAAGAAGTCATCCAAACACACAGAAGCATCCAAAGAACTAAGAATCAAACTTGACCTAACTATCCCATCCCGATTGATTTTATATTAATTTAATTTAACGAACTTTTTGTCAGCAATTTTTACTTTTCACTAAATTATATCAATATATAAATATTTGTTAGGATTTTTATTCAGATACGTTTAAGAGTTGTCTTTCATATGTTTGGCTGCGGTTTCGCACGCATTATTTAATTTGACTCCTTTAAACATGACCCATAAGAGACTTAAGAGTAATTAAATTAGTAAATGCCAATTAATTAGCAGATGATGATTTTTTTTGCATCACAACAGTGCTTCCTACTCCCTCCGTTTCAATTTAAATATCGTTCTAGAAAAAAAATTTCGTTTAAAAGTAAGTGTTGTTTTATGATTTTAATGCAACATTTATTAATAAGATTCTTCTATTTATTTTTTTATTGGTTGAAATATGGTTAGGTGTATGGGTAATGATGTTTTTATTTTAAAAATGTACAAAACTAAACGTTTCTTAATCCTTGTGTATATATAAGTCTAAAACGACAAATAAAGTGAAACGGAATGAGTATTAACGCGGATTTTATTTAATGCCGATTAATTAAATAAATAACTATTTCTTGTACGTGAGAAATGCATGGCCCACGCTTATCCATCAATCTCCGCTATTTTATATATATGCTTTACTGGTAATTTAAAAACATTTGATATTGTACGGATAATTAGTGATTGGTCCCAGAAAAAGTGTATTTTGTAGTTATAAAAAGCGTATTTGCAGAGGTGTGGAGTTGTTTGATGGATATGTTACATGTGTACACAGATAATATAAATATTTTAGAGCAAAAACTATATTTTATATATGTGGCTACATACATATGCACTTATGTGATGAACGAACATAAGACATAATTTTTTTTTTTTTACGACGCCATCTTCTAAGATCAAGTGGTAGTCGGGTCTGAGTCGTTCCGAAGAGACGCTCTGTGCGGCTGTGTCTGATCTATATAGGAAAAAAGAGTACCGCTACATCTCACCTCCTTAGCGAGAGAATCTGCACGCAAATTCCTAGTTCTGGGTATGCGGGTGATGCTGAGCTCCGAGAAACCGTCTCTAAGAAGTCGGAAAGAAAAGAGCTTGGAGGCACCGGCTAGTCGGTAGGGTTTGCAATCATGTCCACCAGGTCGGAGCGATCCGTCTCCATTTGAACCGCGGTGCAATGTAACTCGCGTAAACAAGACATCGCCCATATGAGTCCTTCCATTTCTGCATGAAGGGCTGATAGGCTTTTCCGGCATCCTTGTAATCCAAATCTTTCGATTCCCATTGGGTCCTTGTAGAACCACCCTAGTCCACTAACCGTGCCATTATCGATCCATGACGCATCGATTTGACAGGTCGGGCATTGGGGGAACATAGGGAGAGTCAAGGTAACTGAAGTCAAGGTAACTGAAGGAGCAGATCGTGCCTCCTCTTCCTCTTCGTCCTCGGGTAAGTTCACTTTCTTCCAGCACTCGGCTTCGACGGAAGCTAGCTGAAGGGTGTCAATGGGTGATACCTCTCTTCCATTGAACAATTTATCGTTACGTGCCTTCTAAATGTACCATAGGATCCATGGGAAGGTTTCAATAAGTGGTTTCATATAGGCCACATTTTTCTTCTTCCAAAATAAGAAGTTCATGTTTTGATAAACAAATGTACTCGGGAAGTAACCCGGAATGGACGGATAGTCCGATAAAACCCACATCTAGAAGGCGGGGGAGCATTCAAAAAGAAGATGGTTAATGGTTTCTTCAGGGTCACCGCATCTAGGACAGCTCCTATCAGTGCCCAGGTGTCTGTAGAGGAGTCTTTCGGTCGTCGCAATACCTGGATCCCAGTCCTAAGATATTATATAAACAACTCCTAACAATTTTGTATTTGTTCCTTTAATGGTGGGGGAAAAACAAAAAAAAACATTAAAACATACTATACTATTGGGAAAACATTAAAACAAATCTATTAAGCAAAATAATTGAAGTGAGAAAAGACAAAAAAAAAAACAACTGTGTATAAAGCCAAAACACATGATGGGTACATAAAATGCCGAACTTCCAGTTCAATTCCTCTGTACATATACGAGTATTCCCATATTAACCAAAAAGAAAATGAAAAAAATTGAACATCTCTCAAAGTGGTAGGTAGGCCCTTTCCCTACATCATTTCTCATTTTTTTTCTCTGTGACACTCTTCGCTTCAACAACAATTCACATTATTATGAAAAATTTGTATGGTTTAGTTTAAACATAAGATGTAATTTCCTCTTAGCTTTGCCTTTAGGTGTGTTTAGTTTACTGTCTCTTTTTAACGTCTAATCAGTAGGAAAACAAAAACCAAAATTAACCCGAGAAATGTTAAGCTGAACTCATACTTTTTTTTTAAGACCACGAGAGTTATAAACCTTCGATCCATAATCTTTTTCAGTATCCAAAATTAGCTTTTAATTTTCTAATTTGATAAGTATAACACTCTAGCTATGTAAAAAAAACACACAAAATACAAAATAATAATCCACTTATACTATCATTAAGCTACTAGTGCACCTTTGGTCTGACCCCATATGTTTATTCGTCATAACACAAAGACCTCTCCGAAACAAGTATGACCCCTAGAAAGATTTATAGAGCTTTCCTCCATTTTGAGGTCAACGACCTACACTTGATCACTATTAATATCTTTCATTTCATCACATTATTGTTAAGGTTACTACTTTTTTCTCTCACTTATGTTAAATTATTTACCTCGCTATTACTTCATTATTACTTTTTAACAAATACTTGTTTCATTTTAAAACTAGATAATAACAAAAGATGTTCTAAACATTTAGAATCACATAACTTGAAAGTGGCCAAAGACAAAGAAATGAAATTTTTCTATAGCTACCAATCTTGAAATATATATATACAGGGTATAGTAGAATATGTCAAGTTTTACCTCTAGACGACGGCACATGTGCATGTATAGTTGTCGGACAATATATTTCATTCGATTCAAAAGTTATAAATAGAAACTCAACTGGTAAATGGTAATATTTTAAATAACCCTTTTCACAACTGTTTTTGTATAAATTGATTTGACTAGTTCGAAGTGTAAGATCGACACAAATACGACTCTATAATCTTAAAAGTTATGCACTAAACGAAGTACAACAACAACAAATGAGGTCATCACTCATATCAGATAGATGTCATTAGGACAATTGATTAGCCTAGTTCAAAACCACATCTCCTCAACGTTTGTGTGCGTTGCCTGGTTATGCGTGTGAATCTCTCTACGCACGTACAATATATATTACGGATATATAACAAATTTTGACATCATCTTATACATCTGAAAATTATATTAATATATGTATCTATAATCTTGTTACTTATCGTTTCATTTGGAAAGAGAGACTGCCGATTGTCGTTCAGCATAATATATAAGCAGTGTCTCAAATTATTTGAAATCCTTGTAGACTTTTTTTACTGAAAACCCTAGACGTTAATAGAAATAGAAAATCTTCTAACATATTAAACACGAAAAAATTCCAAACGTCAAGAGTTTTCGGATTGATTCTCAAAGTTAATTTTAGAAAAGATGCATGAAATATGTTGTCGTCCACTTACACAATAAAGCATGAAACATCGATGCATGAAGTCTAGACTTCCAATGTCTAAAAATAAATATATAATGCTTTGTGATTGAGTCTTTTCATTATCATGTCTCCTCCTCACTTCCTTTTGCAATTCGTCATTTTAACTACAGCCACTACAATTCTCTTCAATCTAAGTCATAAATAATACAAGTTATCATTTATTTCTACGTAAAAGAATATTTATGAAATTTAAATTCCAGGAAATTTAGGAGCCTCAAAATTGCAGTAATGTCCCATATATAGTTTGACTTCAATTAAACGCGCAAATCGTTAACATTACTCAAATAAACTTTGTAGGCAATTGATTCAGACACAAGGACCGACCAACTCGAGAACAATGAATGGATATGATGCATCCTTATAAAAAGCTTCTTTTTTAATTGATAGTCGGAGTAATCAAAATGAAAACTCCCTCCGAATAGATGGTGAATGAAACGATTTAATTTTAAGCCTATAAGCCCAATGGGCTATCTAAGAAGGTAAGAGTTAGATTATTTTGTTAATCAATATTTAAGTAATGGGCTGAACTGTATTGACCCATAACAAAAAAAAACTTGATTATAGAACAGAACTAGAAATGATTATACTATATGATTTTTAATTGAAAAAACATATATTCGACGTATTTTTAACGCTTAAGTGGATTTATATTAGGTAGAGATTTTTTCTGTCACACAAAAAAAAAAAAAAAAAATCGCGAAACGTTGGAAGGCGAGGAGCATCGGCATCAGATCTCGTGCGGCGGTTGTTTCTTCGGTACGTTGATTCCTTCTCCATGTCTCTCACTCTATCGCTCTACTGAGATCCGGATCCTTGCTGAGCTTCATGGCTCTGTCGTTTTCCCAGATCTGTTGTGTTTCTTTAACGAATAGTGATTCGCTAGTTTGCTATATTGGTTGATTGGCTAGATCAGGGCTCTTCTCTTGTTGTATTCAGGTCTAACAATCGATCGATGATTTAGATCTTTGATTCGAAATTAATATGATCCTGATTCGAGGCAAGATTGATCAAATTGCGTTTT
Proteins encoded in this window:
- the LOC106342904 gene encoding boron transporter 1-like — its product is MEETFVPFEGIKNDLKGRLMCYKQDWTGGFKAGFRILAPTTYIFFASAIPVISFGEQLERNTDGVLTAVQTLASTAICGIIHSVIGGQPLLILGVAEPTVIMYTFMFNFAKARSELGRDLFLAWSGWVCVWTALMLFVMAICGACSIINRFTRVAGELFGLLIAMLFMQQAIKGLVDEFHIPERENEKLKEFLPSWRFANGMFALVLSFGLLLTGLRSRKARSWRYGTGWLRSLVADYGVPLMVLVWTGVSYIPSGDVPKGIPRRLFSPNPWSPGAYGNWTVVQEMLDVPVVYIIGAFIPASMIAVLYYFDHSVASQLAQQKEFNLRKPSSYHYDLLLLGFLTLMCGLLGVPPSNGVIPQSPMHTKSLATLKYQLLRNRLVATARRSIKKNASLGQLYNNMQEAYHHMQTPLVYQQPQGLKELKESTIQATTFTGNLNAPVDETLFDIEKEIDDLLPVEVKEQRVSNFLQSTMVGGCVAAMPILKMIPTSVLWGYFAFMAIESLPGNQFWERILLLFTAPSRRFKVLEDYHATFVETVPFKAIAMFTVFQTVYLLICFGLTWIPIAGVMFPLMIMFLIPVRQYILPRFFKGAHLQDLDAAEYEEAPALPFNLAAETEIGSTTSYPGDSEILDEVITRSRGEFRHTSSPKVTSSSSTPLNNRSLSSPRVGEIRLSQMSPRVVGNSPKPASCGRSPLNQSSFN
- the LOC106339249 gene encoding uncharacterized protein LOC106339249 — encoded protein: MWVLSDYPSIPGYFPSTFKARNDKLFNGREVSPIDTLQLASVEAECWKKVNLPEDEEEEEARSAPSVTLTSVTLTLPMFPQCPTCQIDASWIDNGTVSGLGWFYKDPMGIERFGLQGCRKSLSALHAEMEGLIWAMSCLRELHCTAVQMETDRSDLVDMIANPTD